A window from Candidatus Krumholzibacteriota bacterium encodes these proteins:
- the msrB gene encoding peptide-methionine (R)-S-oxide reductase MsrB yields MTEKISIVFFISVLTAFTLQSAASSYERTGKPMNSKDKMKSATFAGGCFWCLEADFEKVDGVVKVISGYTGGKTENPSYREVCSGETGHLEAVQIYYDSTAADYRKLLEVFWRHIDPTDSGGQFTDRGTQYTSAIFYHDERQRKLAEYSLDRIRESGIFSRPIATKIEKLDRFWQAEEYHQNYHLECPLRYRQYREGSGRDRALEKIWNNAYKLWGPEKSKRKAEKGPSGEASGKNKSKEKLTALMYGVTQENQTEPPFQNEYWDNKREGIYVDAVSGEPLFASAHKFESGSGWPSFTRPLEPENLVEKPDRSHNMIRTEVRSKKGDSHLGHLFQDGPPPTGLRYCINSAALRFIPKDELEKEGYAEYLKLFDGE; encoded by the coding sequence ATGACAGAGAAAATATCGATCGTCTTCTTTATTTCAGTCTTGACAGCCTTTACACTACAAAGTGCCGCCTCTTCGTATGAAAGGACGGGAAAACCAATGAACAGCAAGGATAAAATGAAATCAGCTACCTTCGCGGGGGGATGCTTCTGGTGTTTGGAAGCAGATTTTGAAAAGGTCGATGGTGTAGTAAAAGTAATATCGGGATATACCGGTGGAAAAACAGAAAACCCCTCCTACCGGGAGGTTTGTTCCGGAGAGACAGGTCATCTAGAAGCGGTTCAGATATACTACGATTCCACCGCGGCCGATTATAGAAAACTGCTTGAAGTCTTCTGGCGGCATATCGATCCCACAGACAGCGGCGGTCAGTTCACAGACCGGGGCACCCAGTATACCAGCGCCATATTCTATCACGATGAACGGCAAAGAAAGCTGGCTGAATATTCCCTGGACAGGATAAGGGAGTCCGGAATCTTCAGCCGGCCCATAGCCACCAAAATAGAAAAGCTGGACCGGTTCTGGCAGGCGGAGGAATATCATCAGAACTACCACCTTGAATGCCCCCTGCGCTACCGGCAGTATAGGGAGGGTTCCGGGCGGGACCGAGCCCTGGAGAAAATATGGAACAATGCGTACAAGCTTTGGGGGCCGGAGAAAAGCAAACGGAAGGCGGAAAAAGGTCCTTCCGGAGAAGCTTCAGGCAAAAACAAAAGTAAGGAAAAATTAACCGCCCTTATGTACGGGGTTACTCAAGAGAATCAAACGGAGCCGCCCTTTCAAAATGAGTACTGGGATAATAAGCGGGAGGGAATATATGTGGACGCGGTAAGTGGCGAACCCCTGTTCGCCTCGGCGCACAAGTTTGAATCCGGCTCGGGCTGGCCGAGTTTTACCAGGCCTCTGGAACCGGAGAATCTTGTGGAAAAACCCGATAGAAGCCACAATATGATACGCACGGAGGTGCGAAGCAAAAAGGGCGATTCACATCTGGGGCATCTTTTTCAGGACGGGCCTCCCCCAACTGGATTGAGGTACTGCATCAATTCAGCCGCGCTGCGTTTTATTCCAAAGGATGAACTGGAGAAAGAGGGTTACGCGGAGTACCTTAAATTGTTTGACGGGGAATAA
- a CDS encoding DUF3147 family protein has product MQILIKIIMSVAIILTATAIGKKLPSTAGLIGVMPLTGALVLVWIYIENEGDQRIMRNFTKGALWGIVPSVLFFLVALFCFKRNFSLPVVLVSSFGAWLAAAFLHQWILK; this is encoded by the coding sequence ATGCAGATTCTGATCAAAATAATCATGAGTGTGGCTATTATTCTCACCGCCACGGCGATCGGAAAGAAACTTCCGTCCACTGCCGGCCTGATCGGCGTCATGCCTCTTACCGGCGCTCTTGTCCTCGTGTGGATATATATCGAAAATGAAGGGGATCAAAGAATCATGCGGAACTTCACCAAAGGAGCTCTTTGGGGGATCGTACCCAGCGTTCTTTTCTTCCTCGTGGCCCTCTTCTGCTTTAAGAGGAATTTTTCGCTCCCTGTTGTTCTCGTCTCAAGCTTCGGCGCGTGGCTGGCAGCGGCGTTTCTGCATCAATGGATTCTAAAATGA
- a CDS encoding AbgT family transporter: MNLRSSKAGKNGRKKESLLMRSLDNIEKVGNKLPHPATLFAIFALIVVIVSEIVYRYGSAAVHPGTGDTIRGISLLNSEGLRFIFSKATDNFVYFPPLGIVLVAMIGIGVAEGSGLISALLRHMVTSAPKRLVTASVVAAGVLSHLASSAGYVVLIPLGAMVFAAIKRHPLAGMAAAFCGVSGGFGANFLIGSVDPILAGLSESAASLIEGGIQINPAVNFYFMFTSAFMVVIVGTWVTEKFVEPRLGEYCGETEEFDHIESREKKGLIWAGISVGVVLAVLLLMVVPEGGVLRNPETGSILHSPFMDGLITAILIFFLVPGLAYGITVGTIKNDKDVIKQMTASMKGLAGYIVLVFFAGQFVYYFKESNIGVLLAINGAELLKNIGFTGIPLLICFVLISAGINLFMGSASAKWAIMAPIFVPMFMILGYHPGITQAAFRIGDSITNIITPMMSYFALIVAFAQKYNEKYGIGTIIATMLPYSVALGIFWMILLTIWMILGLPTGPDAPLHMP; this comes from the coding sequence ATGAATCTTAGAAGTTCTAAGGCCGGAAAAAACGGAAGAAAAAAAGAATCACTGCTGATGCGGTCGCTGGATAATATTGAAAAAGTGGGAAATAAGCTCCCTCACCCGGCTACCCTCTTTGCCATATTCGCGCTGATAGTGGTAATAGTATCTGAAATCGTCTACCGCTACGGGTCGGCCGCGGTACATCCTGGAACCGGGGATACAATAAGAGGTATAAGTCTTCTGAATTCCGAGGGTTTGAGATTTATTTTTTCCAAGGCTACCGATAACTTTGTCTACTTCCCCCCTCTCGGTATCGTGCTGGTGGCCATGATCGGGATCGGAGTGGCGGAAGGTTCCGGCCTGATATCGGCCCTCCTCAGACATATGGTTACTTCAGCCCCGAAACGGCTTGTTACAGCCTCTGTAGTAGCCGCGGGTGTACTTTCTCATCTCGCCTCAAGCGCGGGTTACGTAGTACTTATTCCACTGGGAGCAATGGTTTTCGCCGCTATTAAAAGACATCCGCTTGCCGGGATGGCCGCGGCTTTCTGCGGAGTGAGCGGAGGGTTCGGCGCCAATTTTCTTATCGGCTCTGTAGATCCGATTCTGGCAGGCCTGTCAGAATCAGCTGCCAGTCTTATAGAGGGAGGAATTCAGATCAACCCGGCTGTTAACTTCTACTTCATGTTCACATCCGCATTCATGGTAGTAATAGTCGGAACATGGGTAACCGAAAAATTCGTTGAACCGCGCCTGGGTGAATACTGCGGAGAAACTGAAGAATTCGACCACATCGAGAGCCGCGAAAAGAAAGGGTTGATCTGGGCCGGTATATCTGTAGGAGTCGTTCTGGCGGTCCTTCTGCTTATGGTCGTACCTGAAGGTGGTGTGCTTCGTAATCCGGAAACAGGATCTATTCTTCATTCCCCGTTTATGGATGGGCTGATAACAGCTATACTGATCTTCTTTCTGGTGCCCGGGCTCGCCTACGGGATAACAGTGGGAACAATTAAAAACGACAAAGATGTTATCAAGCAGATGACCGCATCTATGAAAGGCCTTGCCGGATATATAGTTCTGGTATTCTTCGCCGGACAGTTTGTCTACTACTTCAAAGAGAGTAACATCGGAGTTCTGCTCGCGATTAACGGAGCTGAACTTCTAAAAAATATAGGCTTTACAGGAATCCCCCTGCTGATCTGTTTTGTTCTAATCTCAGCGGGCATTAATCTCTTCATGGGAAGCGCTTCTGCCAAATGGGCTATAATGGCTCCTATATTTGTCCCTATGTTCATGATTCTAGGATACCATCCGGGAATTACACAGGCCGCTTTCCGTATCGGAGATTCGATTACGAACATAATAACTCCCATGATGAGTTACTTCGCCCTTATAGTGGCTTTCGCCCAGAAATACAACGAAAAATACGGAATCGGCACAATTATAGCCACCATGCTGCCATATTCGGTTGCTTTAGGTATATTCTGGATGATACTGCTGACTATCTGGATGATTCTGGGATTGCCGACCGGACCTGATGCCCCGCTGCATATGCCCTGA